One Saccharomyces mikatae IFO 1815 strain IFO1815 genome assembly, chromosome: 16 genomic region harbors:
- the NCE102 gene encoding Nce102p (similar to Saccharomyces cerevisiae FHN1 (YGR131W) and NCE102 (YPR149W); ancestral locus Anc_3.493) has translation MLALADNILRIINFLFLVISIALISSLLNTQDKHSSRVNYCMFACAYGIFTDSLYGVFANFIEPLAWPLVLFTLDFLNFVFTFTAGTVLAVGIRAHSCNNSSYVDSNKITQGSGTRCRQAQAAVAFLYFSCAIFLAKTLMSIFNMISNGAFGSGSFSKRRRTGQVGVPTISQV, from the coding sequence ATGTTAGCCCTAGCTGATAACATTCTACGTATAATAAATTTCCTATTCTTGGTTATTTCAATTGCTTTAATCAGTTCATTGTTGAACACCCAAGATAAGCACAGCTCTAGAGTAAACTATTGTATGTTTGCTTGTGCGTATGGTATATTCACCGATTCATTGTACGGTGTATTTGCCAATTTTATTGAACCTTTGGCATGGCCACTAGTTTTGTTTACACTGGACTTTTTGAACTTTGTTTTCACGTTTACCGCCGGTACCGTATTGGCTGTTGGTATCAGAGCACACTCATGCAACAACAGTTCGTATGTTGACAGCAACAAGATTACTCAAGGTTCTGGCACTAGATGTAGACAAGCTCAAGCCGCTGTTGCATTCCTCTACTTCTCTTGTGCCATCTTCTTAGCCAAGACCCTCATGTCTATCTTCAACATGATCTCCAACGGTGCGTTCGGTTCCGGTTCTTTCTccaagagaagaagaactggCCAAGTTGGTGTCCCAACCATTTCTCAAGTTTAA
- the SUE1 gene encoding Sue1p (similar to Saccharomyces cerevisiae SUE1 (YPR151C); ancestral locus Anc_3.496), protein MILLTRTKIKGVSFASIQRRTHSRLVNPIRQQHQQITKQRSSKIFKNVHFYDFRSLPKVPTTQYLEARELTRDILYSGYRPVMYPVKENPLFRDKKKKSLQMLLTADEAPITEAKTTEKSKHKNILFGERGTGGIMSGGVNGTWKYNPTVPNELLPFNWWSTSSMGMEYFPEWRNIPSYMTRKLKPFDKPLQIQLKHKSKKKE, encoded by the coding sequence ATGATTTTGTTAACTAGGACAAAAATTAAGGGGGTTTCTTTCGCAAGCATACAAAGAAGAACCCACAGTAGACTGGTAAACCCCATAAGGCAGCAACACCAACAGATCACCAAGCAAAGGAGCTCCAAGATTTTTAAGAACGTGCATTTCTATGACTTCAGGTCACTGCCCAAAGTGCCCACGACACAATACTTAGAAGCCAGGGAGCTAACTCGAGATATTCTATACAGCGGATACAGACCGGTTATGTATCCGGTGAAGGAGAACCCGCTATTCAGagacaagaagaagaagtccTTGCAAATGCTGCTAACAGCAGACGAGGCACCAATCACGGAAGCCAAGACAACTGAAAAGAGTAAGCACAAGAATATATTGTTTGGTGAGCGTGGCACGGGTGGTATAATGTCAGGCGGCGTAAACGGTACATGGAAATACAATCCCACTGTACCCAATGAACTGCTGCCCTTCAATTGGTGGTCCACGTCCAGCATGGGTATGGAATACTTTCCAGAATGGAGAAACATACCGTCATACATGACAAGAAAGTTGAAGCCTTTCGATAAACCATTACAAATACAGCTAAAACACAAAagcaagaagaaggagTAA
- the URN1 gene encoding Urn1p (similar to Saccharomyces cerevisiae URN1 (YPR152C); ancestral locus Anc_3.498), translating to MHGVWQEFKTPTGEKYYYNKTTKQSQWEKPNLKKNSDLEDDAKVSQIERMPTFALELIDGWHLIICNDGTKLYFNHDSKIFKSDICQESGGKCGALIESLDKDKLVLLIGIARGYSVQEEDIDKIFESLNEEIDLFKKNQDGFEREIETREEAGVVKSLLSESHTGLISGYGSSSEEEEEEEEEEEEEDHAEQGVNQNVSIIDDLNHIDADDIDEGRERSLFFQLCDRYKLDKFSTWSLQSKKIENDPEFYKIRDDTVREGLFEEWCEKHSAKESDSEDESNVLEPTKYHYLAQIVAKAGNIAPDAIPQDIRKRQKALYKAYRIKEYVPLKREQDRFVSQLLFYYKTFNLEQRKTIFQDCLWDHERDFGGAIASLRQDNKLISRWQALLEDPIDGTSIEDVLLSIENRCCVSAIVVADPRYYVVGILEKTVVWVRWLAAEGAPPSRFTPAGAGNGPINPI from the coding sequence ACTATAATAAGACAACGAAGCAGTCTCAATGGGAAAAACCtaatctcaaaaaaaattccgaCTTGGAGGACGATGCGAAAGTGTCTCAGATAGAGAGAATGCCAACATTCGCGCTGGAACTGATAGATGGCTGGCATTTGATAATATGCAATGATGGTACGAAACTTTATTTCAATCATGACTCCAAAATCTTTAAGAGTGACATCTGCCAAGAAAGTGGCGGTAAGTGTGGTGCATTGATAGAGTCATTAGATAAGGACAAACTGGTGCTCTTAATTGGTATTGCCCGGGGTTACAGCGTGCAAGAAGAGGATATTGACAAAATATTCGAATCTTTGAACGAGGAAATTGAcctattcaaaaaaaaccaagATGGCTTcgaaagagaaattgaaaCGCGAGAAGAGGCGGGTGTGGTAAAGTCTCTCTTATCAGAGAGCCACACTGGGCTAATTAGCGGATATGGCTCGTCCTcagaggaggaagaagaagaagaagaagaagaagaagaagaagaccaCGCAGAACAAGGCGTGAACCAAAATGTAAGCATAATCGATGATCTGAACCATATTGATGCGGACGACATCGATGAGGGTAGGGAGCGCAGtcttttcttccagttATGTGATAGGTACAAACTGGATAAGTTCTCCACGTGGTCATTGCAAAGCAAGAAAATAGAGAACGATCCCGAGTTTTACAAGATTAGAGATGATACAGTTCGGGAAGGTTTGTTCGAAGAGTGGTGCGAGAAACACAGCGCCAAGGAAAGTGACAGTGAAGACGAGAGCAATGTGTTGGAGCCAACTAAATATCATTACCTGGCGCAAATCGTGGCCAAGGCGGGAAACATTGCGCCCGACGCCATACCACAAGATATAAGGAAACGACAAAAGGCTCTGTATAAGGCATACAGAATCAAAGAGTATGTACCGTTGAAGCGTGAGCAAGACAGATTCGTATCGCAGCTTTTGTTTTACTACAAGACGTTCAACTTGGAGCAGCGAAAAACCATCTTTCAGGATTGCCTATGGGACCATGAACGAGACTTTGGAGGGGCGATCGCATCGCTGCGTCAGGACAATAAACTTATCAGCCGATGGCAGGCACTGCTGGAAGATCCTATCGACGGTACTAGTATAGAAGATGTACTTCTAAGTATTGAGAACCGGTGTTGTGTAAGCGCAATCGTGGTGGCGGATCCACGATATTACGTGGTGGGCATTCTGGAGAAGACCGTGGTCTGGGTGCGATGGCTAGCCGCCGAGGGTGCACCACCCAGCCGGTTTACCCCAGCGGGCGCGGGGAATGGCCCGATAAATCCGATATGA